The sequence CCGGTTCGAATTCGTCGATAGGAACGAAGTGGTCCTCGGTCAGCACGACGACGTTCGAGTGACTCCCGTAGGGATTCAGATTGGGGAACGACGTCGCCTCCCCGACCGACCCACGATCCATCCCGACGAAGTCGGGGTACTCGGGGGTCACGTCCTGCACCGAATCGGGGCAGAAAAAACACCCCTCGGCGTCGGAGACGACCGATTCGATATCCGGGTCCTCCTCCACGATGAAGCTCTCCGGGACGATACGCGTTTGACTGCCCGTCAACGGGTCCTCCCGGACCTCGACCGGGATTGTCGTCTCCTCGAAGTCCTCCAGGGGACTGTAGAACGACGCCTCCTGGCGGGTACTGGTGAACTTGATCGCCATACCATTCGTGTACTCGGAATCACCAAAAGTCTGGCTCGGATCGGCGGGGGTCTCACCGGCACCGTGGCATCTTTGTACGGTCCCCGCGCGTGCTGGTACATGGATACGGTCGCAGTCGGCGACCTGCTGATCGGCGACGACCACCCCCCGCGGATCATGGGCGTACTCAACGTGAGTGAAGAATCGCCTTACGACCCCAGCGTCTTCGACGATCCCGAGGCGGCCGCCGAGTACGTAGAGACGTCGCTCGTCGCGGAGGGGGCCGATATCGTGGACGTCGGCCTCGAATCCGCGAACAAACGTTTCGAGACGCTCTCGGCCGACGCGGAACGCGACCGTCTCGAGGTCGCCATCGAGACCATCGACCGCGTCGATGCAGACGTCGTCTTCTCCATCGAAACACGGTACGCGTCGGTAGCAGACGAGGCGTTATCCCGTGGGTTCGATATGGTGAACGACATCTGTGGCTTCGCCGACCCGGCCATGAGGACCATCGCAACGGACCACGACGCAGCCGTCGTGAAAATGGCCAGTCCACCCGACCTCGAACGGCCGGGCGCCGTCGACGACGTCGACTGGTCCGCCGAACGCTCTCCGCAATGGGCAGCGGAGGCCAGTTACGTCGACAAACTATACGCATCCCTGCAACGTGGTGGCCTGACCGAGAAGACGCTCGTCGACCCGGCCTTCGGCGGCTGGTCCGAGTCGAAGACCCTCGAGGACGACCAGGAGACGTTCCGACGACTCCGCGAGTTCAGAGCGCTCGATAGACCGATCCTCGTCTCCATCAACCGGAAGAACTTTCTCAAAACCATCGCCGACCGTGACACCGACGAGGCCCTCCCCGCGAGTCTCGGGGCGACAGCCATGGCCGTCGAGCGAGGCGCACACGTCATCAGAACCCACGACGTCGCCGAGACCCGTGATGCCGCCCTGGTGGCGCACGAATTCGCTCCAAGGCGGATTCGTACGGAACACGTCGAAGAACGGGACGTCACCAACGCCGCCGAACTCGCTCGTCACATTCGGCAACACGGTGACTCCCCGGCGGAGAACACTTGGCACACGGTACGGGCGGTCACCGTCCGCGGATTGTCGACAACGGAGCGTCGTCGAGTACACGACGCCGCCGCCGAGACCGACCTCCAGTCGTTCGGGTCCACCGAACTCCTGCTGGTCGGACCCGACCTCGCATTCGAGGCACTCATCGAGGGCATCGAAGCGCCTGACGGCGATCTGGGGCGGGTGCGGGAGGACCTCCGTTGCGTGATTTCCAACGAGAAAACTTATACCGGATGCCGGTAAAACGGGCAATGGAAGCCGGGCCCCGATTGGGTAGGGGTACGCAATCGCGGGGGCCGGCCCAAACAGGATTCCTTCATTTCTTCACGTCATAGAGCCATAGCCATGGACGATACCGACTGGATCCCACTGTACGAGCAGGTCCGACGCGACTTCGGCTACGACCGATCCGCCGACGAACGAGCCCGTGACGTCCTGGCCGAATACGCCCACCCGTTCGACTTCGACCGATTCGACCTCGAGGACCAGACGGTGGCCATCGCCGGAGGGGCGTCCGTCCTCGAAGACGAAATTCCGGTGGCCGCGACCGCAGACCGGGTCTTCGCCGCATCGACTGCGGCCGACGTCCTGCTGGGGGCAGGGGTGGACGTCGATCTGCTGGTGACGGACCTGGACAAGAACGCGGAGACGGCCGTCGCGATGACGAAAGCAGGGCGCCCGGTCGCCGTCCACGCGCACGGGGATAATATCGAGCTCCTTCGACGGTTCGTTCCGGCGATGGACCTCGACGACGTCCTGGCAACCACCCAGGTCGAGTCCGTCGAAGGCGTCTACGACTTCGGTGGCTTCACCGACGGTGATCGGGCAGCATTCGTCGCCGATCACCTCGGGGCCTCGGAGTTGCGCTTTCCGGGCTGGGACTTCGACGACCCGTCGGTCGACGACGAGAAACGGGCCAAACTGGAGTGGGCGAAACGGCTGCTCGCCTATCTCGAACGGCGGCGGGGCGACCGGTTCGACGTGCTGGACGGCTACCGGGATGCCGTCGACGTCCCCCGTCGCTGAGTCACTCCACGTAGCGGATGACCCGAGCCATTCCCGCGTCCAGATGATACAGGTTGTGGCAGTGGAAGAACCAGTCGCCGGGATTGTCGGCGACGAAGTCGATGGTGACCTGGCCCATGTGCCCTGGCACGACGACGGTGTCCTTGACCGCATCGCCAACCTGGAAGAAGTGGCCATGGAGGTGCATCGGATGGAGCACCGGGCTCCGATTGGACATGTTGATACGAACGTGGTCGCCCTCGGAGATGTACATGGGGTCGGCGTCGGGGTACGCCTGCCCATTGATGAGCCACTGACCCGAATCACCCGCGGATAGCGTCACGTCGAAGGTCCGATCGGGCGACCCTTGCACGCCGTCGAGCGGCGAGCGGGCCCTGAGGTTGCTGTAGGACAGCCGCGTTCCCGTCGACGACGGTACCGTCGGCGACTGTGTGGAATCGGCCCCATAGGTGAACACCGCCCTCGCGGGTGGTTCGTCGCCGTCGATCGGTGTCCCCCGCAGTTCCCACGTTCCCGGGTCGTTCGCCTCGACGACTGCGTCGTATCGTTCTCCCGACCCGAAGCCAAAAGCGTCGACGGTGAACGGTTCCACCGGTCGGCCGTCGGCGTGGCTGATCGATAGGGGATGGCCGGCGAGTTGGACGTCGATGGCCGTCGCACTCGAGGCGTTGACGAATCGGAACCGCACGCGGTCGCCTTCGTCCACCTCGAAGGTCGGTGGCGACTCGGACGACGCGCCGTTGACAGTGAGTGCCCGATACGGCGGTCGGTTTGCAAACGACGAGCCGCCCATCATACCCCCGGGGCCGCCGCCCATTCCACCACTGCCCATGCCGCCGGTGCCGCCACCGTCCGAGGTGCCATCGCTGGCGAACTCGGAGAGCGGCGCTGGTGTGCGTCCGAGGTAGTCGTCGAAGACGACAGTGAATTCCCGGTCGTACTCGACGTGCGGTGACGGTTCCTCGATGACCAACGGGCCGAACAGTCCCCTGTCGAGTTGGAGCCCGACGTGGCTGTGATAGAAGTACGTACCGGCCGGTTCGGCGCGGAATTTGTACGTGAACGCCTCGCCCGAGTCGATGGGCGCCTGGGTAACGTTCGGCACGCCGTCCATCGGGTTGGTCAGGGGGATGCCGTGCCAGTGGATAGTCGTCTCGTCCGGCAGGTCGTTGTGGACGTCGACTTCGAATACGTCGCCTTCGGACACCCGGAGTTCCGGCCCGGGATAGGTATCGTCGTACAGCCAGGTCGATCCGGAGACGCCGGCGGTGGAGTCGGTGTCTGGGACCCCCGCACGCAACCGAGTGGAGACGTCGGCCGGCCCCTCGGGCGGCGCCCGCGGGTCGGGGACGGTCGGCTCGCCGCCGACAGCACCCCGGAGGTTCGCGCAACCGGCGAGTGCGACCGTTCCCGCTCCGACGAGACCTTGCAGGACTCGCCGGCGAGGGAGTGGTGAGCGGTCGGTCACGATGGAGCCACTCCGGGTACCGGTACGCTGGTGGTGTTCCCGGAGCCACGGTCAGGGGAGCCGAACTGTCCGCTGCGATTCTCGCAGTTCACGGCTGGGGTAGGCGGCTCCTGTGTAAAGGTAGCCGGGTAGGAGAGGAGTCGACTGCTACCGGCGACCGACCGGCTGCTCGTGGGTGTTACTCGGCGAGCGGCGCGAGCGCTTCGATGGTTCGTTCGATGTCGTCTTTTTTCGCCGCACGGGGGAACCCGAGTGCCACCGCATCGAGTCCGTCGATGTCCGTGAACGTCGATAGCTGCTCGCGAGCCTCTTCGGGCGTTCCCACAGCCGCGAACTCCGCCAGAATCTCCTCTGTGACGGCCGCTTTCGCACCCTCGCGGTCCCCGTTGCCCCATTTGATCGCCATCTCGTTGGCCTCGTCCTCGTAGCCCTGCCTGGCCAGTGCTTCGCGGTAATAATCACCCATGGCCGCGACGTAGAAGGCGAGATGCTGACGGGCGATGTCGCGGGCGTACTCGCGGTCCTCGGCGACGATGGCCTCGACGGAGACCA is a genomic window of Halanaeroarchaeum sp. HSR-CO containing:
- a CDS encoding 6-hydroxymethylpterin diphosphokinase MptE-like protein; the protein is MDDTDWIPLYEQVRRDFGYDRSADERARDVLAEYAHPFDFDRFDLEDQTVAIAGGASVLEDEIPVAATADRVFAASTAADVLLGAGVDVDLLVTDLDKNAETAVAMTKAGRPVAVHAHGDNIELLRRFVPAMDLDDVLATTQVESVEGVYDFGGFTDGDRAAFVADHLGASELRFPGWDFDDPSVDDEKRAKLEWAKRLLAYLERRRGDRFDVLDGYRDAVDVPRR
- the folP gene encoding dihydropteroate synthase → MDTVAVGDLLIGDDHPPRIMGVLNVSEESPYDPSVFDDPEAAAEYVETSLVAEGADIVDVGLESANKRFETLSADAERDRLEVAIETIDRVDADVVFSIETRYASVADEALSRGFDMVNDICGFADPAMRTIATDHDAAVVKMASPPDLERPGAVDDVDWSAERSPQWAAEASYVDKLYASLQRGGLTEKTLVDPAFGGWSESKTLEDDQETFRRLREFRALDRPILVSINRKNFLKTIADRDTDEALPASLGATAMAVERGAHVIRTHDVAETRDAALVAHEFAPRRIRTEHVEERDVTNAAELARHIRQHGDSPAENTWHTVRAVTVRGLSTTERRRVHDAAAETDLQSFGSTELLLVGPDLAFEALIEGIEAPDGDLGRVREDLRCVISNEKTYTGCR
- a CDS encoding multicopper oxidase family protein; its protein translation is MTDRSPLPRRRVLQGLVGAGTVALAGCANLRGAVGGEPTVPDPRAPPEGPADVSTRLRAGVPDTDSTAGVSGSTWLYDDTYPGPELRVSEGDVFEVDVHNDLPDETTIHWHGIPLTNPMDGVPNVTQAPIDSGEAFTYKFRAEPAGTYFYHSHVGLQLDRGLFGPLVIEEPSPHVEYDREFTVVFDDYLGRTPAPLSEFASDGTSDGGGTGGMGSGGMGGGPGGMMGGSSFANRPPYRALTVNGASSESPPTFEVDEGDRVRFRFVNASSATAIDVQLAGHPLSISHADGRPVEPFTVDAFGFGSGERYDAVVEANDPGTWELRGTPIDGDEPPARAVFTYGADSTQSPTVPSSTGTRLSYSNLRARSPLDGVQGSPDRTFDVTLSAGDSGQWLINGQAYPDADPMYISEGDHVRINMSNRSPVLHPMHLHGHFFQVGDAVKDTVVVPGHMGQVTIDFVADNPGDWFFHCHNLYHLDAGMARVIRYVE